Genomic window (Helianthus annuus cultivar XRQ/B chromosome 3, HanXRQr2.0-SUNRISE, whole genome shotgun sequence):
AATCGTTATATATTTAGATACAGTCATTAGGAAGGAACTCCCGGCGGTTCATACATTTGGCCGTAAACTAGAGCCACATTTGGTTCTGCAATGTTTTGTTCATTAATTACTCTTAATTCTTTCAATTCTATGTCATCATTTCCTTCACAAGTCCATTCACCGACTCCGCCAAATACTGATACAACTCCGTGAGCTTTGGCAATATTGTTAATCAATTCCATAATGagtattgttttattttttaaccaCCCCAGTACTACCATACTATCAAGAGGATCAgcaaagtttaataaaataaagttgCAATTATACAAAATactaaaaagaagaaagaaaagtcgTGTGGAAACTtcttattttatataatttttttgttCAACAATCGTAATCAAGCAATCAAGGAGTGAGTGGAAGGGAGTATTAAAAAATGGAAATGGATAGTGAGTGTGTTATCACAAACTTATATTTAAGTTTTCGTGTAATTTAGTATGAGTTCGGTCTTGACTCTGATACCTCTTAACTATTCACACAACTTGCAAAAAAGAACACAAGATTATTCAAACACATACCCTATTCGGTATTCTTGATATTTTCCTTAATTTAAGTGCCATAACAGATTACTACAAATAGTGTCGGTGTAACTAATTTTGGTGTGATATTACACCATATACATCTTTCTGGGTATTCTTGATCTCCCCATTTAACATTTAATGAATGAATGCTAGGGGTGGAAAAAGAACCAAACCCAAAGCCCAAAACGTTTGGGATGGGTAATGAGATGAGAATTCAGGTATgagattagtttttttttttttttttttttttttttttttttttttttttttttaattttacagGTATGAGACGAGTATGAGAGTATAGTATGGTGTTAGATGATACCTGTCCCGATTATCTATGATATATATGTCCGTTTGCCTGAACCATAGTTGTacacattttatttttattttctttggtcTTTAGTAATAAAATAATCTACTAATTCTTAGTttttatatgtataatatatttgaacaataaaattatattaaaataaagtagTAAGAAATATATTTGGAACTCCCAACGAATAATTTTTAACAAACAAATTGATATAAGCGacacacacaaatactatatcttgTACTTAAGGGGTAATTACCCGACACATACCCAACGGTTGTTGAGCCGGGTATATAACACGATTTTACAATTAAATATGAGACTAAGATCATTGCTACACGCACCATTGACACGAATTGTGTTTGGTCATGAGTGAGGCCAACATCAAGAATTTGGTAACGGCTCGAGCTTAAGTTCGGCATGTTTCAATGCTCTATTTTTAAAGCTCGAGATCGGCTCTTAAGTAGTTTTCCAAGTTAGGTTCGACTCGTTTtttttaatatacatatatatatatatatatacatatagggtagggttcatacgagaaccacctttattgcgagaaacacgagaaccaatgtaaacacaacaaaataaacccactacacaacCCAAAACcttaaaaaacctaaccccccaccccaccctccaaaagcctaaaaaaacctaacccctcaCCCCCAAAAAATCTAACCCCTCCACCCATAAAAATCCCCTTCCCCTCCCCccaaaataaacccactacacaacCCAAAACcttaaaaaacctaacccccaccccaccctctaaaagcctaaaaaaacctaacccctcaCCCCCAAAAAATCTAACCCCTCCACCCATCAAAAACCCCCTCCCCTCCCCCCTCTCCCCcacaagctaaatgctaaaaactaaacacccaaaaacctaaccccctaaGCTAGATGATAAAAATTAGATCATAAAgctgaaagtgcactaattttaacgttattttagtaattttgtgaaaataacgttaaaagcaaaGCTGATGACGGTTAATCACGCatcatgtggtggtgttgatagctgaaagacaaaagggtacatgcactaattggtctttgtcccgattgctaagtgttatgtgccttatgtccaaggcttgatgcaaaactacttaGATCAAAGGTTTTTGCTCGTATAAATCACGGTGTTCATTGTCATCTACATTTTACATTCGTTTACATCATTGTTAACACATAAACACTCTACCTCACAAACAAAATTTGGTTACATTATTCTTAAAacaatttttaaccaaaacaacgTAGTTTAGAATAATTGGTATAAAGTAGGAGTAAAAATTTGCTGTCTAAAAAAAGAGAAAGGAAAAAGGAAGTGTAGTTTTTAAAGAGTTTATATTATAAAATCAATATCGTTGATTAAAATATTtgaatattctttttttttttttttataaaatgtttgatgCAATGTGATTATATTAATGCATTTGAACTAGTTATATATAATGTTTAATGGTGCATTAAACTTATGAAGGCATGACACATGAATGAACCGTGTGGTTATTATAGGGTGTCTAACCCAATATAAACATCTAAAACTAATTATAATTTAAGTGTGTGTTCAACTTAATTTCTGGATCTTCGTACGCTTGAGAGGTAAAATACCCGGTATATATTATCCTGTCATTTATACAAGGATGGATGATTCTTTATCACAGGCTAAAGTTGTTTATAATTTGtttcaacccccccccccccccccccccatatagAAGTTTTGTTTAATAGCCAACTcgaatatatttttattattctatagCCCCTACCTACTAGTTGATGCCATTATTATCAAAGGATTTTCTTATGGGTTACGTTTTGAAATACACCTTTTCAACATTCCAAAACGGAGCTAACTTAACTAGGGTTTGGTAAGAGATAGATAATGTTTCACCATATCTTAGAAAGTATAAGTTTAAATCTCACATTTGTCATGTGTTTATTCAGATGCaagcaggggcggacctataGCTTATAAGGGGTGGCGTCCGCTACCCCTTGGTCGGaaaaaatttggaaaaattagtgtaaattttgtaaaaatttgacgttttttcgatttcgttacggcttatttataaaacgttaccccttggtcggaatcctagatccgccactggatGCAAGTGTGTAACATCTACACGTCATTCAATCTTTGATCCAAACAACTTTAGTCTTTTAGTGATCCGTGGTCGAAACTCTAATAGAATTAAGCAAAAACCCTTATAATGAGTCTCTCGTATAAACTACACCATGCAAAAGCAAAGGTTGAATTGTATATATCTTTTAACTTGTTGAAATATTTTACAGAAAAGTGTTATAGTAATTATTCATGTAATATTTTTACACACTACAAGAAATCTTTGCAATAGCGGCGACGGTTTTGTCTGTCGTCGCTATTACCCGACGTCGCTGCTAATACGTTGATCTGTATGCTACGCGCACAGAGCCGGCTCAAGGGAGAGTGAAATAAAGCAAGAGCTTTAGGCCTCCATTTTCCTAGGGCCTCAAATTCTAAGAAAATATGTTATATGTTGGTACTTTTGTCTTTTAGATTGTTAACATTGAGGTTTATAATCTATAATTATGCGTACACAAAGATGATATATAAATAATAGGATCCATAACAATTTTTTCATTTACAAAAAGGGCCCCAATTTTACTATCCGCTTTGGGCctagaaaaatttagaaaattttgagCCTGCCCTGTACGCGCAACAAGGTTAGTTCCCGGCCCTTGATGAGAAGATGATCCAACGACACATGATCCAACCAATTAACAACGTACCATGTAGAAATCATGTAATGTATGTAATGTAGAAATCGTGTAACGTATGTAATGTAGAAATCATGTAATgtaatatatataagacaaattTTAATGAGAAATAGTGTCTTTGCGGATTTTTGAGTTGAAATTGACCAATAACAAAGTCCTCGACAAGAAATCGTGTTTTGTTGCACTAGACATTCTCCGGTGAACTTTCTGGAAAATTCTCTGGTATTGGTATTAGCGGTGACATCATTAGTGCATTAGGGGAGGCGGGGCGGTGCGTGATGCACCTTCTATCACGCGTGGACTTCAACAAACACCCACCGCCACCGATTAGTTCCACGAGTGATGGTTTGAACGTGATGGATTTCCGTGATGTTTTTCACGCGTGAAAAATGAATGGTGTGAGTGGGTGTGGGGGTTTATTGTTAGGTGTTGTGAGTGATAACCATTGccagtaaaaaaagttgtgagtaatggaaaaatggttgatgacatgacggaaTAATAGAATAGACCTAGATATGTAATTTAGGAATTGATTTGTAATTATTCTCTTCCCATATTATTGGGCCATGTATTCTGTATATATGTATTGGAGAAGAATGAGAAAGGGGCAAGAGATTGAACCATATCTTTCATGGTATCAAGAGCCTAGGAACCCTACCATCTTCCTCCCCTTTCTTCGTCCACCTCACCCTACCAATCCTTTTTTTTTTCCTTGGCAAACCTTCTGCCGTTGATTTCTTTCTTTCCCCACAAACAAATTCTTTTTCTACCAATTAGCTTTTCTTCTCCAACAACTATAACCCACTGCCGACAATTAAATATCATCCCCTAATCCTTTTCTGCCCATTACCTTTTCTTTCGACATCAATCCCTTTCTCATAATAAACATGTCTTCCCACACCATACATCCTGCTGTCACTGTCAACAACATCAAGAACTCCATCCCTTTGGTTCTTGATCAACAAACAAACCACTACAATATCTGGGCCGAACTTTTCAAAAACCACTGCAAAGCTTATGAATGCTATGATCATCTTCAACCTAAGAAAACCGACACCGACACCTCCACCGACAAACAAGCCGCACCCACTTCACCAAAACCCACCTATTCCGAGTCATGGGAACGTATCGATGCCATTGTTTTGCAATGGATATACGGTACCATCACTCAGGATCTTTTACACACCATCATGAAGAACGATACCACCGCTTACAACGCATGGACCACCCTACAAAACATCTTTCTTGACAACCAAGAATCCCGCACCATTGACCTTCAAAAAAAATTTGCCAATACCCGTCTAATTTCCCAACATGTCCGCCTATAGCCAAGCTATGAAACTCATGTTCGACCAACTCACCAGTCTTGGCTCCACCACCACCGAAAAGCAACTTGTCATGCAAATTCTTACCGGCCTAAACGACCAATACGAAAACATTGCTCTCATTCTACAACAAACCGTTCCCTTACCTGATTTTTACAATACCCGTTCTCGTCTTTGCCAAGTTGAGGAACGCAAAACGGCTCAGGCAAAGGTTTCGGCACAAGCTGCGGGTACCGCCCTAACCACCACACCGGACACCTCCAATCGCATCACTAATAACAATCGTGATCGCTCCCGTGGTGATACCTATGACCGTCGTGGTGATACCTATGACCGCCGGGGACGCGGACGTGGCCGGGGTCGCCGTGGTCGCGGCTCCTACAGTCGCGGTCGGTTCAACAGTAGTGACAACTATTACAGTGGGGCTCCATGGCATGCACCCCCTTGGGGCGACCCACATACATCTTGTAATCAATGGCCCACAACACCACCGTGTCCCTATCCTTCGGCCCAAAACCAACAGCCCCAAACACCAAACCTGGCCCAGGGTATTCTCGGCCCAAGACCTTCTACTTCTGGCAGCGGCAACAACAACCCGGCTCACTCATACAACACCGGGTACTCACCTACGGATATTGCTGAGGCCCTTTACAACTTGGCACTCCAACACAATGACTCCTCCTGGACAATGGACACCGGGGCGTCAGATACTATGTCTCCTCACCAAACTATGTTCTCATCTATTTTTAATAGCATTATTCGTAACATTATTGTTGGTGATGGCAAAACCATTCCGGTCTTGGGGCAGGGCGACATAACCTTACCACCACCCTTCCCGCCCTTTAAGCTTAAAAACGTCCTTTATGCACCTAACCTTGTCAAAAACTTAATTTCTGTGCGACGTTTTACCACTGATAACCAATTATCTGTTGAATTTGACCCTTATGGTTTTACTGTGAAGGACCTTCGGACCAAGAAACCTATCCACGGTGCAATAGCTCGGGGGATCTCTACACTCTCAGCTCGTCCAACATCACACACCTTTCTGCTGCTTCTACTTTTGCTGCTATTTCCCAAGACATCTGGCATCAACGGCTCGGTCATCCAGGGCCCGCTGTTTTACAAACTTTAAAAACTTCATCTTCAATAAAATGTAGTTCTCATAAAAATAATCAACTTTGTCGTCCTTGTATTTATGGGAAACACATTCGTCTACCTTTTGCTATTTCGTTTACACGTACTTTAATGCCATTTGATCTTATTCACAGTGATGTTTGGACATCTCCCATTATTAGCAATGGGGGACATCGTTATTATGTCTTATTTTTAGACGATTACACCAATTTTCTGTGGACTTACCCCATAGCCAATAAATCTGATGTCTTCACCATGTTCACCATTTTTACCAACTTCATTAAAACTCAATTCAACCGCAACATAAAACAACTTCAATGTGATAATGGTCGTGAGTATGTCAATAATCAGTTTCAAACCTTTTGCAAAAATAATGGATTGCATTTTCGTTTTTCTTGTCCCCATACTTCCTCCCAAAACGGAAAAGCCGAGCGAAAAATACGCTCCATAAACAACATTATGAGAACCCTTTTGGCCCAATCCTCTATGCCTAACACATATTGGTCTCATGCCCTTGAAGTTGCCACATATCTTTTAAACATCATACCCTCCAAAGTCCACAGCTTTCAAACACCTACCCACCGTCTTTATCATATCCACCCCACGTATGATCACCTACGTGTCTTTGGGTGCATTTGTTACCCTCTCATACCCCACACCACCATACACAAACTTGAATACCGCTCCACCCCATGTGTCTTCCTTGGTTACCCTCCAAACCATCGCGGATACAAATGCCTCGATCTTTCCACTCACAAAATCACAATTAACCGACATGTACTATTTGACGAGACAATTTTCCCCTTTGCCAACAAACCGCAACCCCCTCTCCAACACTATGATTTTTTGGACGACCCTATCCACCCATCTTTTCTCCCACTCCTTCGACATCCACCATCCCATAACTCGCCTACCTCCACGACCCAACCCACCCCCTCATCAACTGCCCACACCCCTATCGGCCCAGCCCAACATCCACCGTCCaacccattaccccacattgtcCCACTGTCCACTCCGAACCCAAACCAACCTACATCCAACCCTACCCCAACCGAGCCCAATTACCACTCACCCTCTACCCAACCCGAGCCTACTCAACACTCACCTAACAGCCCACCTTCCACACCTGACACTACCGTTCCTGTTCCTCCGCCACCTACTCGGACTATGCGCACACGTGCTATGTCGGGTATTACCAAACCAAAACAAATATTTAACCTTCACAGTACATCCATCTCTCCCATACCCAACAACCCTAAAGACGCCCTCTCCAATCCGGACTGGTTTAATGCCATGACACACGAATTTAATgctttaattaaaaataatacatgGGAACTGGTTCCGAGGCAGGCAAACATGCATGTTATACGCAGTATGTGGTTGTTTCGGCACAAATACAGGTCAGATGGAACATTGGAGCGGTACAAGGCACGTCTTGTATGTGACGGTCGTACACAAGAGGTTGGTGTGGATTGCAGTGAGACTTTTAGCCCAGTAGTCAAACCCGCAACTATTCGTACGGTCTTAGCACTTGCATTGTCTCAATCTTGGCCGATTAATCAGTTGGATGTAACCAATGCGTTTCATCATGGGAATCTAAATGAGACGGTTTATATGTACCAACCGATGGGGTTCCGTCACAGAGACTTCCCAGATCACGTTTGTCGTCTTAGAAAATCGCTCTATGGTCTCAAGCAGGCACCCAGAGCATGGTACCAACGGTTTACGGACTTTGTGATTTCTATTGGTTTTATGCAGAGTAAGTGTGATAATTCACTGTTTACATATCATCACGGGGGTGATACAGCGTACTTATTAATTTATGTTGACGACATCATTTTGACGACCTCTTCGGATGTTTTGCGTCAAACGCTCATGACCTCTCTTGCATCCGAGTTTGCTATGAAAGATCTTGGTCAGCTTAGTTATTTCTTGGGCATTCAGGTTACTAGATCAGCCAACAACATGTTCTTATCGCAGCAATCGTACGCCAGAGACATTATTGCTAGAGCCGGTATGCAAGCATGTAATTCGGTCGCCACCCCAGTTGATACTAAACCCAAGTTAAGCACCACGTCTAGTCCTACATTTGACAATCCGACATTATATCGTAGCTTAGCTGGGGCTCTCCAGTACCTCACCTTTACGCGACCCGATATCACTTATGCTGTTCAACAGATATGTGTACACATGCATGCCCCAACTGTTGATGATTGGAACGCCCTCAAACGTGTGATTCGTTATCTACAAGGCACTTCCTCCTTCGGTCTCACACTGTCACCTTGTAGCCTTGTTTCTCTTCGGGCTTATACAGATGCTGATTGGGCAGGTTGCCCAGACACGCGACGTTCCACTTCTGGTTATTGCGTCTACATGGGTCCTAATCTTCTTTCCTGGTCGTCAAAAAGGCAGTCCACCGTTTCTCGCTCCAGCGCCGAAGCCGAATACAGAGCTGTTGCTAATGTGGTTGCCGAAACTTGTTGGCTGCGGAATCTCCTCCTCGAGCTTCGTCACCCACTACGGACCGCCACTCTAGTATATTGTGACAACATCAGTGCCATTTATCTCTCTGGCAATCCGGTTCAACATCAACGTACAAAGCACATTGAGCTTGATATCCACTTTGTTC
Coding sequences:
- the LOC110932040 gene encoding uncharacterized protein LOC110932040, whose translation is MSSHTIHPAVTVNNIKNSIPLVLDQQTNHYNIWAELFKNHCKAYECYDHLQPKKTDTDTSTDKQAAPTSPKPTYSESWERIDAIVLQWIYGTITQDLLHTIMKNDTTAYNAWTTLQNIFLDNQESRTIDLQKKFANTRLISQHVRL